Genomic segment of Notolabrus celidotus isolate fNotCel1 chromosome 1, fNotCel1.pri, whole genome shotgun sequence:
TGATTTAAGGGTTAGTTGTCTtaactgtctgtgtgtttgtttatggtgCAATATCTCTTAACGGCACGTGCCTTTTTAGCTTCCTATTTAGTCTGTCAATAAAATTCAGCAACAAGGATCTCAAAAACCTGAAGGAGTGAATCAAAATGGAGCACGATCGAAATGATGTACTGAGTTAAAAATTAACTTGTAAACTGAAAACTCACCACCTAGATTAGACTGTCTGGACTAACATCTTGTAGAGTCATGTAGTACAagtgctctctctgtgtgttctgcTTACTGGCTTTTGGGCTAGTAAGAGAACAGCTTGCCTTCTGTTTAAACACTTTTGTTCATTTCCAAATGTTGGTTTACCAATCCTTATAAGAGGCCATTTCTTTTGTAGCATGACTGAGAtaaattttctttttgttcctgaAAATAGGCTaactgaaaataagaaaaaaaaaaacttttgactGTCATTATCTCTTGGCACTGATGCAGTCAGAGAGAGGACGTGTGTTGCACAACCACATGGGACAATAAAATGAGAATCAATGAAAGAATATCTTCATTTGAGCACGAATATATTTCCAAACAATAAAGCAGCCTCCAGTTACACCTCTGGCTGGTGTCGTTTTTATCACACAGAATATGTTCAAACATGTCTGGTAAttgatgttattgttttaatttgctcTTAAGATGTAAACGGCTCAGCATGTGAAGCGATGTGTATGCTTTTTCACACATTAGTGAAGGTTTTGCTGTTCTGTGCTAATAATCACTAGAACTGCTTATTTAGATGGCAAAAATGGCTGAAAAACATTTGAAAGCCACACAGGACCGTTAGTCTTCAGTCTACCGAAAACAAAAGTGCAACATATGGCCGAAATACCCAAATCACATTGTGTCATTAATACTTGAATACATTGATGTTTTGAGTCAATGTTTTTGGGTGTGTCATGGTGCAACAGCACTGAAACGGCTGTaaaagcaggtgtgtgtgtgtgtgtgcatgcatgtgtgtgtttctttcctgcctccccccctcctttgcgtgtgtgtgtgtgtgtaaggtggTGCactgaaagaggaaaggagaggggaggagtagtgtgtgtgggaggggagggggggagggggataGGCAGAGACAGCACTGCAGTGCAGATAGATGAATGCAGTGGCCTGGGCTGAGTCAGCAGCATGTTCCCAATAGGCTCAGACTGTACAGTGCACTGTGTAGCACCTCCTTACCCACAGCAAGCAAGCAGAGGGAGAGCCAGCTACAGCAAGAAGATGAAAAGTAAGGGAGAACAATGAACAGAGGCACATAcagcaaaaacaagaaaagctaGTCTGCTGCCATGGATTTCTCCCTCACCTCGTAACTGCAGTGCTGCATGTTGGGATTGCATCACATACTTTTTATAGTTTGTCGCTGTATCATGCACTGTGTTAACAAAAAACTATGAATGTTACTATTGAAACATAATATTTAATTGATATTGGATGATTTTGGGAGACTAGCAGTTTCTATGTATTGGTGAAggccaaaatgaaaaaaaaaagtatgtgatttatttattttttaacaagtgGCTATTTATATGGACGTCAACAAATCTGTATATATGCtgcaatatttattttctttgttagcCCCACACCCCCAACCCCCtgcccctcctctcctcacattGGCTTCCTTTCTTCTTGCATCAGATCTGATTTGGTTGCAGAGGTGGGACGTCGGCAGGATCTGTTAGCGCTGTCTGGGGTGGGTCATGTTTTTTTGAAGGAAAGAGGGGGATGTAAGGAAATAACAGTGTGTGAGTTAAAGTGATAAAGAGACAGGGAGATTCTATGTCCATGGGGGGTTGATTAAATATATACTACTATATTACACCCTATATTGGCTGAGGTTGTGGTTTAAacatattgtgttttatttcttttcatgtCTTTTCCACTATAGAAAAGTGAAGTGGGACAGGCTGCATATATCAAATTTCCCTCAAAGATCATTAACAGTTCACAAAGACATTACTGGCATTGTGTaacaaatttaatatttttttgagcaAGGCAATCTTTTCTCCTGTTTTCACAAATTTTCTGTTACCTAGACAGGCAATGAATTATTTAGATCAATTCTATTTTGAAAATGGGATAAGATGTGACAGATATGTTTCTTGGTCTACACTGCCTGCAGTGATCACAGCCTTTGGCTTCTGTTTACTACTGAAAACCCTCCTAAAAAAGTACTCGGTGAAGGACCTCATAGCTTTCTGCAGCTATCTAACACCCTCTGGTGGGATGTGATGGAAACAACTCCAAACAGCTATGTCACTTCCTATAAATAGGACAGTTAAGGTTGGTAAAGTTAGTAGAATGCTGTGGTTGTTGAAATAAACTCTCAGTAGGTTAAGAATGGTTGAACAAGATATTGCAGCAAGACAGCAGCTTGGGATACAAATGGGGCAAATAAATTTGAATAATAattggtttttattttcatcattaggGTGTATAATTTCAGTGTATTTGCAGGTTGTTCAGTGGCATATTAAGTAAAACTGAAAATTGTTTATAGGTGTGAACTATCATTTCCTCATTGCATTGTTtccatgaaataaaataaatacaaactcaaTTAATatccattaaaaatgtatgagtCGGTGCTATACTTTATATTAACATTCTAAGTCCTTAAAGTCTTGATACAACTATTGCCAAATACATGAACTTTAAAACGCAATAGGCTACTAGCTACAAAGATAGTGGCTTTGGGGGAAACAAATGATACTCGAGTAAGCATTGTATACTTGTACAGTCCCTAAATGTACAGTTAAATTCAAATCTGAACATTTAATGTATATGTATACAACTCCCCCTTTGTTAGTCTTGGGTTTGTACAGTATTTTAACAAACCATATATAGCCAGTATATAACTTACTAAGTTGAACTCTCTTTGAATTGACCACAGTCGAATTGCAATAGTTAACCCTAACAATTCACCTGGTCAGTGTTTTTAGGCCACAGCTCTCTCCCAATGTTCTCAGTTACCTGACCTGACAGACAGtggtgtgtccagaggggttGGCCAAGGGTGgtactggcaccccttgaaatccaaatggccaccccaggggccaccccaaaatcctaaactatgattggctgtttgccttgtcagaggtggggtttctgttaaaatctataatttgggatgagttaaaagctgacagtagatttctttattagtaccctcaaatgtgactttgtaaaaacatcttttgAAAGACCTTAAAGCAGCCCTATTCAGTTAGCAGCCCGCGGGCCACATGCGGCTCAAAAGCAACTGCtaagtgattgtgacttgggtccggcaagaaaaacatatttttctaacactgacaagtgctgctcttttattgtgtttatgcccttttggatgtggcaatacgttaataaacatccagtgtgtttgttatcttatctatttgtttttcttttaaatggttaactttgctcactgacCTGCTATAAATGTCTTGCCCAGCTTATgaccttagtctgaaaatccagCCCTactaaatatttaattgaatagccctgccTTAAAGagttaagcttagaagatttatgccaccttggccacggttacatgatgttttttaattccgaattaataattccgaattaaataattccgaattaaagttttctccttcgagtttacatggaaatagtaattccgtattgaggtttacatggaaaacacatttaatcgtctttattcaattccgcttaaggtctgggggttgggaagggttctgattggacaggggcgggtgTGACGTATTTttgtttaccggaagaaaacagactccagttcctgcttctttcatttttggttacaacatggaagaccacacaatgagtacaattttcgctttgattttgattactGTTTTGAAtcagcagctcgacacaaacatactgcttcacttccgtcagctgaggaggagaagagagatagaggaccggagaagggaggcggaagaccgtactgtggcgattcaaagccgggtagtgcaacggctgctctacctcagccttaAATACGTGCCCGCCAGCGCAgagtatgtgcgtcatcgcgacaggacaagggaacgagcatgcgcagaacgaccggaattaatttaaaacggaatgaacgtatacatgatagaggaattattcaattctgatttaaaatcagaaaaaaacagccacttacatcggatttaagtttaattcggtatgatcattttcatttggaattaggtgtttacatggtcatttttaatctttttaaagaggatttaattttaattctgaattaaagaggaattaaaagtctcatgtaaatgtagtccttgtcatttttttttttttaagtcaaaaggaatattacaactgtttaatactttaatgaaagtaggttgtgaagacagaaagggtaaatgttatttatttgtaaatgcactggccacccctgcctatgtgagagcctcaacttgggccaccctggtcaaaaagttctgtaCACGCCCCTGACCTGACAGAACTTATGGACTGAACCCAGAACTGGCCTCGAGTAGTTTGAAATGACCACGTCAACAACGTCACTTTGCCACAATACGTGTTTGGTTTTTGAAATGACAAGTCTGtagcttattattatttttttttacttaaactgTGGTTGAGGTCACAGCAGGTCCCAATTCAGTTCAGACCTGGGTCACCGCAGGGGTTAGCATTAGCTTCAGCTAACATCCAgagctcccctctctgctgtaagTTTGCTAACCGCTAACTGATACGACATGTTTCTTTATAAACTCGGATAAATAAGAGAAGGTGTTGTTTAGAGTCATAGAATTGCTTCATGTTTTGCCTCGTAATTATGGTAAAAGGTTTTAATGAATCCAAGGAAGTGTTTGTTGAAGCCACGCACGTAAAGTGCTGCTGTGAAATGTTTCAGTATAAAGCTCCATTTGGTCATCTCTCACTTTGTATTGATTGATTTCCTTCCCCTGCAGTAGTTCTAGGTGAATTTATTTGAGTGCCCCTTATTCAATTGCACTCAAGTGTAATGTAATTAAGTAGGTAGCACGAGGTAAAACCCCAGTCCACTACATTAAAACCACTTTTACCAGTAGTGACCAGTAGCTTCTTTTTAGATGCACTTGTGGTTCGTTTCTGAAatactatttttattaattcAGTTGTATTTATAGTATTAACTGATGCCTTACTGTACACATGTATACATGAGAAGTGACAGCAATAATGTATTGatagataaaaacaaagagctaTTGAGGCCCCTTTGCTTATTAAACTTAAATGCTTTTGTTAAGTATAAAAAATGTCAGCTGGGTTAGTTTTATGGGTTTTGATTTTGACTTATTCCACAGATCTCAATATATAATTTACTGTTGCATTCCTCTTCCAACATTTCCCCCTCAAAAATTTGAAGGACAGTGGTAAACAAATCCCACTGCATTATTTTACAGATTTTGTAGTAACATCCACCCCGCTGCAGGACTTGCTGAAGTTACCACtcagtcagactgagtcctgcaaACCAGATTGCAGCACAGTATCACAACTAGGTAAGACCCTGAAATATTTAAGAGGCTGAACATGTGAATTTGTTGATGTATGTGGACTAAAAGGTTGTGTGTTAATTGCACACTATACTAAGTGTTCAGACACAAATTGTATTATGCCCTTATACTTTTCATGCAAACACCTACAGTGCAAACTGTGCCTTCATTTGAAGAGCGAGAACCTACTGGGGAGagagaaacatgtttaaaagtGGACTTGAACCCAACACAGAAATGTCAAGAAGAAAACTGAATAGAGAAGCCAAAGACATtatcttgaaaatgaaaaatagacACAAACTGAGCCTGGGTCCAGCTCTCCTCTAATCTTTGCATTTCCTTtgctttttcatgtttcaactgGCATCTTTGCTGACAGTCTAAAAGGTGTTGTAGTACTCTATCATTACATCTCTAGATGTATGCCTAGGTGTTTAAATTTACtttcattaaaacatctgcttcttttttatttattttttgtataatGAGGTTCTTCTCAACCTGTAGGTGTCACTGTTACATTGGTGTCAAGTACTTGTtcggctgctgcagctgctgttggtgtgagacatttttattttgaacaggCATAGACACTGCATTCTTGTACAGTCAGCAATAACACATttcacaggtcaaataaatgacaTCTAATGATTACCTTTTCAAATTTAACATGGTTACCGTTTGATCCTTTACTGTGTAATTTAACACTATATGTAGCACTGAATTCAGCTTGTGTATTATAGTGCTGTATTATTCCACTCACACTGTTATCACAGTTTGAGTTTTACCTCAGGGTTAACCATCTGTAATTGATGAAACTGAGCAGTGCTGAGCTCGTTCAGAAAGAGAACTAAACCCTGGTCTATGAGGATGCTAAGTTGAGGTCAATAGATGCTTGGTGAAATGTTTTGATTAGGATGGTGTTATGCTGTGTCaagaatatgttgttttttttcacatgcagTGACACAAGATGTAATAACCATTATAGTTTAAGACGAGTTTGCTTTAAATGGGTTTGGGCCAACAGGTTTTGGCTGTGAAATATTTCAATGTTGCAGCAAGGTCAGGTTCAGTCTGGATGGAAGCATGAAAGTTACAGACATCTGTCACACCCCAACATATGTCCTACCCTCTTCTGAAAATGAAATTGTGGAGAGATTGATACCTAATGGACGACGGTCAGGATTGTCTTTattcttcttgtcttttttttccacctATGCTTTCTTGAGCATCTTAAGATATCATTGAAGCCATAAAAGGCCCTAAGGTTTCTAACCACTTGTATCCCTTTGGATAAAACTATTAAATCAACAGAATTTACAAACCAAACAAGAAATTAAGATTTAGGTCATTTGACAAGTACATTACTACTAAATTATTTGGAGAAAAAGTTCTTCTGAATCACATTGTCCTTGCTTGAGTTATTGCTTTTCCTCAAACAGGTAGCAAGCAAAATGTCAATACCAACTGTGATGCAACCACACCTGAAGTTGGACGTTATGTTAATAAGGAGAAAACATTGAAAAGGGAGCAAATGTTAGGTTCTTGTCAAAGTATAATTTGTGAATGTAAATGATCAAGACACGTTTTCAGTACAACCTTTTTGaacttcaaacacaaaaacacaaagtcagGTTTTGCTTTTTGGTGATATCTTCATTTCCATGACACAACAACCTTTAGTGAGGTAGACTATAGCAGTTCAAGAAATAGAAACACTGCTCCATAAACCGGCATGAATTgacatgaaataaatatttccATGTACAGAATCTTCAAAATGAGGTAGAAATGGTTACAGAGAATGTACacgagaaaagaaaagtacaaccAAAGGACAAAGATAACACTGAAATTCCATTTTCCATCTGTTGGACAAAATTCAACTCCACTTTCAATGATTAAGAGTAACATCAAAAAATACCAAATAATATCCTGTGATGCAAAATATCTGGGTTAATGTAGAGCACATCTTTGTGCGGCATTGAAGAGCATTCAATTGTTGAAACTAAGcgcttaaatatttttaaaatctgggGGTAAGAATACATTGTTACTTTTTTAACTCCAGTTTAATAATCTGTATTTGTTcttaagcatttttttaaaggatattttttttccacactCAACCACATTCTTTAATTGTATGAATGGGCTAATTTTTCCAAAAGAGGCATTAATATAATTTCAAATCACATAGCATTTCAGACTAAATCCAAAGCTTCATTTTAGTCTAACTCTAAAGGGGATCTGCTCTTTGGGCAAGATTCTAGACAAAAGTTTTTTGTAGTTTTGGTTGCCAATGGgcattttttgcaaagttaattTGTATGGCACAACTTATGACGGTATGGCATAGAAGAGCAACAAATCTACAACTCAGTTAGAAGTTTAGAGTCATAACCATACATATATTTGTGACAGTGCACATACTTGTTCAGTGTTGAACGTCTTCCTTCTTCATGATATCAAGTCATGTTGGGGCTAAATTCAAGCTGATAACAGGTGACACTGCCGGGTGGAATTAAAATACTGATATGGAAAATGGGAGTAGGACACTGTTAAGACATTCAATAAACaaacctactttagagcataaaCTGTAGTTTGTGTACATTTTGATATGTCAAAAGTTGTTTGTCAGGAGTGctttgtttgacattttgtccACAAAACCGCTCCCCCACTAACTACACTAACACATAACATGTCATTCATTTTGTCCACCAAAACCTATAAGAGAGTTACACCTATACATGAAGAAAATATGTTTCATATATCGAAAAACATCATTGATGTACATTATGGCATGtattgtccttttaaaaaaaatatctgaattACATTCAACATTTCAGGCCTTAGTACAAAAACCTCAAGTTTAACTCCCCAGAGCTAAGAAGCAGTGTGAAtggtgtctgtatgtgtgtgcttgtttgcaagtgtacatgtttgtgtatgtgtgtgtagactATTAGTATAAAGGCCTTGTAAGTTCATTGTTTCCCTGCAGTGTTCAGAGTATGTTTTGCTCTTAATAAAGCCATGTCTCCATTTTCATCTTGCTCCATAAAGCTCCCCACAAACACCCTAAGGTAATAACATACATTCGTTTTTATCATTCTGAGGTAACGATATTCTTCCTGAGTATTCAATAACACAACTATTTATCTCACTTTTAGAGGCAAAAGCAAAGAGAatgcatataaaaaaaaacaagaaaaccctATCAGACAAGGAAGCACGTCTCCATAAACTTCATCCTCTACTGCAACCTGCTTGCCACACGGTCTGTGTTGTGCATCCAACAGCGGTAACAATCTTGCTAATGCAGTCATTTGCTTTGAGTGAGTATTATCAGTATGCAGACTAAAGCAtatgtttcctttgtttttggtTGTTTCATAGATGTTTGTTGTTACAATTTATTCCAACATGTTGATTAGAAAAGACAAGGCATAAGCTGGACCTGgacttttgcatttttttcagaaagCATTCCTTGAGTTAAGATCAGCAGAAGTCTatgtaaacaacacattttgaacTACTTCTATAACATTGTTGAACGAGCAAAAAATGTAGACAATTTCTCACTCTTTCCAtacatcaaaacattttaaagggcGGCTTAATGGATGttatgttgtctttgatttgaTTAGCAGCTTGGTATGTGTAAACTGGGCAAAAAAGTTGTTCAGATATGAATCTTGTTCAGAAAAATAGTTGAGAACAAGAAGCAAAGCACCAGGATAGAATAAGATTAAGAACATGAATCAAAGGGGATAAAGAAACTAAATACAAAGTAGTTGTAAAGGCAGGGGGAAAGTGTTGGCTAAGTAGGAAATGCTTCATTCTCAAAGTGGCGCACCAAGCCTTGGAATTAGCTGTGTAAAGTAGAAGTGATTGTGCTGAAGTACTGGCTATCTCAACATGTCAGTTATTGCTCTCTTTACTTTTTGGTCAGTAATGATTTTTGTGGTGATTTTGAACATATTGCAGTCAAAGGCCTTTAACAAACATATTGGCCACAAATAATTACACCAACCTCTGAGACAGCAATGTTGCAGTGCTGCTGCCCCAGTAGCAGAAAGGAAATAAATAGGATCCTGAGAGAAACTGGCATTTATCCATTCAAACTACGTTAATGCCATCTGTGTACAGAATGCCTTAACCACGCCCCTAAGATTTACCTCAACTTTACAGGGCGTAATACTCCTGTGAATCTTTGGGAAAACATGAattatgaaaatgtaaagaatgCACAAGAAAAACTGTTTTGTGCCCACTTGTGTTTGCTAGTAAAATGAATCCTTGCGTTTGCAAATCCATATTTATTCCAACAAGTTCATCTTGATTAAGAACCCTGGTTGGTTTCGAGAGTGAGAGAATTCTCACTTATGCTGGTCAGAGATGTCAACGGCCTCCACTGGGGTCCTCAGATCGTGTATGCGTCGCAGGTATCTTCATTGGCATTCTCTGTTGCTGAGGAAAGTTGTGATCCCCGGACACACTTTCTCCTGCTAGGCCTGATGGAGGGCTGTAATCCCTTGCACTCCCATAAGGGGGTGACATCAGGGGCTTTCCAGATTTGTAGGACTGTGAATCTGAGGCAGAGCTGCTTGTATCAAAGCCATTGCCATTCCCGTTGCCGTGGCCTTTGCTATGACTGTTTCCATGGCCGTTGCCATACTTTCTGTAGCGTGATCCTTCCACCTCTGCTCCCTCCTGTCCTTCTTCTGCCATCTCAAAGGCCTTGCGTTTCATTGGCAACCCAGCTTCAGACACCCCTCCAAGGCTGTGTGATGGGTAGCTATAGCTGCCCCCCACCATGGTAGGCCTAGGGGCCAGAGGAGTGGGTGCACTAATCCCAGAGGGCAGATAGGAGGCACTGGGGTGGCTGTATCCAGAGGATAGGCTGGCTTGGGGATAGCAACCTGGAGGGTAGTTGTAGACAGGAGTGCTGGCGCTGTAGCTGGGCACTAGAGTGGGTGCAGCCTGCAAAGAGTGCAGAGGGGCAGGGGGAAGTGCTCCACTTGGCTGAGGGCAATATCCTGAGGACAAGTAAGTGGTGTTGTAGGCAGGAGGGTATTCCTGAGATGACGGGGTACTGCAAGAGCCAGCGCCACTGTAGCCTGACTCAGTTGCCAAGTTACTGCTCACAACTGTCACACTTCCTGTGGCTGGGATGCCCACAGATGCTGTGCCTACTTTGGTGCCTGTTAATGCCTCCAGTCCAGGGTAACACTCCATACTCTGACCCAGAGCCCAGGGCTCAGATTCAGTTTTCAGGAAAGACCCAGGCTCTGAGTAGACCCCTGTAGCTGGGCGATCATAGGACAACTCCAAGCCTGAGTACTTCTCAGCATAGCGTTTGAGCAAAGACGAAGCAGTAAGGGCTGATATGTCATCACTAGCCCATGGATAACCTGCAGGGGCATAGCCGCGGCGAGCAGCTGTAGAATAGGGATCATGTTTGTGGGAAGATGGCGGCGAGGTGGTAGAGGTGACATCTAGGTGCTGCTCAGGCCACTGAGATAAGGGGGCTGCGTGCTCCGGAGACCAGTGCATCTTCAACAGACCTGCGAGAAACAAGAACAGAGTAGGAATTGAACAACTATGAAATCATATCTCAAGTGTTTTCAATTAGTTATACATATTTACAGAATTATTTGGGGGGAGATAACAAGGGGTACTAAATTGAAGGAATTCTTTCTCCTAAATCACGATGGCAAGCAAAGATTCCGACCTTTTAGGAGTACCTGCCCTCATAATCGCCTTGGCTAACTGACCCTTTTCCAGAAACATGTCAGTACTTAGCCTGTGCTATTCTACACAGTCTCATCCAAGCAGGGGACAACTGTTTTAATCTTTATGTGAAGCTGGCAACATAGCCTCCAGCCCGGTCTCCACGGTGATAAGCCTCTATCAGCCTGCACACTGCCCTCTGCCTTTGCTCCCCCCACATTGGGGCCATTGTTGTCTCTTCAGTGACTCTCAGTCCACAAAGCCACCCCCACCGAGCGTGTGATCTAATTCGGCCCAAACCTCAGGGGTCTGGTGGACGGAGGGATAAGGGGTTAGCATGTAGGGGATGATCAGTAGTTTTACTTGTGTAACATAGAGACCTTA
This window contains:
- the si:dkey-195m11.8 gene encoding fidgetin is translated as MLSPVTPYSLLKMHWSPEHAAPLSQWPEQHLDVTSTTSPPSSHKHDPYSTAARRGYAPAGYPWASDDISALTASSLLKRYAEKYSGLELSYDRPATGVYSEPGSFLKTESEPWALGQSMECYPGLEALTGTKVGTASVGIPATGSVTVVSSNLATESGYSGAGSCSTPSSQEYPPAYNTTYLSSGYCPQPSGALPPAPLHSLQAAPTLVPSYSASTPVYNYPPGCYPQASLSSGYSHPSASYLPSGISAPTPLAPRPTMVGGSYSYPSHSLGGVSEAGLPMKRKAFEMAEEGQEGAEVEGSRYRKYGNGHGNSHSKGHGNGNGNGFDTSSSASDSQSYKSGKPLMSPPYGSARDYSPPSGLAGESVSGDHNFPQQQRMPMKIPATHTRSEDPSGGR